One genomic region from Maridesulfovibrio frigidus DSM 17176 encodes:
- the murI gene encoding glutamate racemase, with protein MSVCTSSLPIGVFDSGVGGLTVLRALRELLPNENFLYLGDTARVPYGTKSPESVTKYALQAGGALVREGIKMLVVACNTASAVSIDALAAEYGPLPVVGVVKPGAEAACATTINGKIAVIATESTVNGGAYQRTICSMHPDAEIIAYPCPLFVGLAEEGWVEGELVEAIVARYLEPLFAAFGEVGPDTLVLGCTHFPVLRKAISNVAGSAIRLVDSAETTARTVENILSEAKICNTDKDKGQVSFLATDSAQRFAAVGGSFLGVEIDTNDVRVVDL; from the coding sequence TTGTCAGTTTGTACGAGTAGTTTACCTATAGGGGTGTTCGATTCCGGCGTTGGCGGGCTAACTGTGCTTCGAGCTCTGCGTGAACTGTTACCTAATGAAAATTTCTTGTATCTTGGTGATACAGCACGGGTTCCATATGGAACTAAAAGCCCGGAATCTGTGACCAAATATGCCTTGCAAGCCGGCGGGGCACTTGTTCGCGAAGGCATAAAAATGCTTGTTGTTGCTTGTAATACAGCATCTGCCGTTTCAATAGACGCTTTGGCTGCTGAGTATGGTCCGCTTCCGGTAGTTGGTGTTGTTAAGCCCGGCGCAGAGGCTGCGTGCGCAACTACCATCAATGGTAAAATAGCCGTCATTGCGACTGAAAGCACCGTAAATGGTGGAGCGTATCAGCGGACAATATGTAGTATGCATCCTGACGCTGAGATAATTGCTTATCCTTGTCCATTATTTGTGGGCCTTGCGGAAGAAGGTTGGGTTGAAGGTGAATTGGTAGAAGCTATTGTTGCTCGCTATTTGGAACCTTTGTTTGCCGCTTTCGGTGAAGTGGGGCCGGATACTCTTGTACTTGGCTGTACTCATTTTCCCGTGCTTAGGAAGGCAATTTCAAATGTAGCAGGAAGCGCAATAAGACTTGTTGATTCTGCTGAGACTACAGCGAGGACCGTGGAAAATATTTTAAGTGAAGCTAAAATTTGCAACACTGATAAGGATAAAGGGCAAGTTTCTTTTTTAGCTACGGATTCGGCACAGAGATTTGCTGCTGTTGGTGGATCTTTTCTTGGAGTAGAAATTGATACTAATGATGTCAGAGTGGTAGATTTGTAA
- a CDS encoding substrate-binding periplasmic protein, giving the protein MHHFIYSFIIVFIFTLCSTAVAQGEVVFASGSPLSTYQSRVIYPLLKEAFKRNGVEFDAKSYPSPRSLLMSNSGALDGELHRVYNFHEVSGGQYPNLVRIECDLLSIYLAVFSKNADVKIVNWEQLVGSKVGFVSGKKYAESFLGKTLKPENIIRQSSEPNLFKMLAKGYIEYAISGGLEGKRLVLKHPDFHGIKEVGKLKETKIYAYMHKKHAALAEKVAITLIEMKKDGAFKKIVNEARHSYCEIEDCKKMNCTYDCLNSDLVDKGNLSTDPIHPNHFAQSNHSESSSHSDQ; this is encoded by the coding sequence ATGCATCATTTCATTTATTCATTTATAATAGTTTTTATTTTTACCTTGTGCAGCACTGCCGTTGCTCAGGGTGAAGTTGTTTTTGCCTCTGGTTCACCTCTTTCGACTTATCAATCGCGCGTTATTTATCCTCTTCTTAAGGAAGCTTTTAAGAGAAATGGGGTAGAATTTGATGCTAAAAGCTACCCTAGCCCAAGGTCTTTGCTTATGTCTAATTCCGGTGCTCTTGATGGAGAACTTCACCGCGTTTATAATTTTCACGAAGTGAGCGGAGGGCAGTATCCAAATCTAGTACGTATAGAATGCGATCTTTTATCCATTTATCTTGCGGTTTTTTCCAAGAATGCTGATGTTAAAATTGTTAATTGGGAACAGCTAGTCGGCTCTAAGGTTGGTTTTGTAAGTGGTAAAAAATATGCGGAGAGTTTTTTGGGTAAAACTTTAAAGCCCGAAAATATTATTCGCCAAAGTTCTGAACCCAACCTTTTTAAAATGCTTGCCAAGGGGTATATCGAATATGCCATTTCTGGGGGGCTTGAAGGGAAGCGTCTGGTGCTAAAACATCCTGATTTTCATGGAATTAAAGAAGTCGGAAAACTAAAAGAGACGAAAATTTACGCTTATATGCATAAGAAACATGCCGCCCTCGCTGAAAAGGTGGCAATAACGTTAATTGAAATGAAAAAAGATGGGGCATTTAAGAAAATAGTTAATGAAGCACGACACTCATATTGTGAAATCGAAGATTGTAAAAAGATGAATTGCACTTATGATTGTCTTAATTCCGACCTTGTCGATAAGGGCAACCTTTCTACTGACCCTATTCATCCTAATCACTTTGCTCAATCTAACCATTCTGAATCTTCATCTCATTCCGATCAGTAG
- a CDS encoding TetR/AcrR family transcriptional regulator, which produces MVRDPIQRRSKEKKRKIIVAGMKRFSEKGFHKTGIAEITEEAGVSVGSFYGYFEDKKDLLIQVAQAYGSSIIRGIYGRISEEAPLSGSSHEIVKHMVDSAIQAHTLSTELHREMLALKNREPEMAKLDKSITDSFQTGVEAILENCGDRIKVKDIEIASKLVTRTIEETMHSCFLEHSDVPNDKIFDELVEMCTGYLFKSTDRNEMKIQNG; this is translated from the coding sequence ATGGTTAGAGATCCCATTCAAAGGCGAAGTAAAGAAAAGAAGCGCAAAATAATCGTTGCCGGCATGAAACGGTTTTCAGAAAAAGGATTCCACAAAACTGGTATCGCTGAAATTACAGAAGAGGCTGGAGTTTCGGTGGGATCATTCTACGGTTATTTTGAAGACAAAAAAGATCTACTTATTCAGGTTGCGCAGGCATACGGCAGCAGCATAATAAGAGGGATCTACGGAAGGATCTCAGAAGAAGCCCCTTTGTCTGGATCAAGCCATGAAATAGTTAAACATATGGTAGATTCTGCAATTCAAGCGCATACACTTTCAACAGAATTACATAGAGAAATGCTGGCCCTCAAAAACCGCGAACCGGAAATGGCCAAACTAGATAAGAGCATCACAGACTCATTTCAGACAGGAGTTGAAGCAATACTTGAAAATTGCGGAGATAGAATAAAAGTAAAAGACATAGAGATTGCTTCAAAGCTTGTGACAAGGACTATTGAAGAAACTATGCACAGCTGTTTTTTAGAACATTCCGATGTACCTAATGACAAAATATTTGATGAATTAGTTGAGATGTGTACGGGCTATTTATTTAAATCTACTGATCGGAATGAGATGAAGATTCAGAATGGTTAG
- a CDS encoding DUF4911 domain-containing protein has product MARKKRKPRPRPLPAPPEFSSRVYVQIAPADIAIFRFLLEAMDNLSMFTVADRFKGVLMLRYSPHQEREFNEFMDSIKDEINIKFIPTPSTTA; this is encoded by the coding sequence ATGGCCCGTAAAAAAAGAAAACCACGCCCGCGTCCACTACCCGCTCCACCTGAATTTTCCAGCCGCGTTTATGTTCAGATAGCGCCGGCGGATATTGCTATATTCAGATTCCTGCTTGAAGCAATGGACAACCTTTCCATGTTTACAGTTGCTGATAGATTCAAAGGAGTACTGATGCTACGCTATAGCCCCCATCAGGAAAGAGAATTCAACGAATTTATGGACAGCATTAAGGATGAAATTAACATCAAATTCATCCCTACCCCGTCCACGACAGCCTGA
- a CDS encoding M24 family metallopeptidase, giving the protein MTISAATFEQRRERVRKRLKDRGLPPLLVNFAANRYYLSGFELHDPQCNETAGWVIICPDGKDFLLTDPRYLDAARRLWNEEDIFIYSGRKFDALKNFFKSNSISALAYDPKSINIFEHEKLNELCELKPVSGLVEQLRLIKDADEIELMEKSCALNHKVYELIEPKLQEGRTEAEISWELEQLFRNNGASELSFPSIVGVGPNAALPHAIPGDTKLREGELVLIDMGCRLGDYCSDQTRTFYIGDKPSDRFLTVRDQVQEAQMAAIRVLRPGLPIKHAYHTAKAVFEKYEVEQYFTHSLGHGIGLETHEQPSVSPIATGELKPGMVITIEPGLYYPDWGGIRWEYMVLITEDGYKIM; this is encoded by the coding sequence ATGACCATATCTGCCGCCACTTTCGAACAAAGGCGGGAAAGAGTCCGCAAACGTCTAAAAGACCGTGGACTCCCTCCTCTATTGGTAAATTTTGCTGCAAACCGTTATTATCTCAGCGGATTTGAACTTCATGACCCGCAATGCAACGAAACCGCTGGATGGGTTATCATTTGCCCTGACGGAAAAGATTTCCTTCTTACAGACCCAAGGTACTTAGACGCAGCACGCAGATTATGGAACGAAGAAGATATTTTTATCTATTCCGGACGCAAGTTCGATGCGCTCAAAAATTTCTTTAAATCTAATTCTATTTCTGCGCTGGCCTACGATCCTAAGTCTATTAATATTTTCGAGCACGAAAAACTAAACGAACTTTGCGAGCTTAAGCCTGTTTCAGGTTTGGTTGAACAACTTCGTCTTATTAAAGATGCTGATGAAATTGAGCTGATGGAAAAATCCTGCGCTCTTAATCATAAAGTATATGAGCTGATAGAGCCTAAACTTCAGGAAGGTCGCACTGAAGCTGAAATTTCATGGGAACTTGAACAGCTTTTCCGCAACAACGGTGCTTCTGAGCTATCATTTCCTTCCATTGTAGGCGTCGGCCCCAATGCCGCACTGCCGCATGCAATTCCCGGAGACACAAAACTTCGTGAAGGCGAGCTTGTTCTCATTGATATGGGTTGCAGACTTGGCGATTACTGTTCGGACCAGACCAGAACATTCTATATTGGCGACAAGCCTTCTGATCGTTTTTTAACTGTACGTGATCAAGTTCAGGAAGCACAAATGGCGGCAATCCGAGTATTGCGACCCGGCCTTCCAATTAAGCACGCATACCACACAGCAAAAGCGGTCTTTGAAAAGTATGAAGTAGAACAGTATTTCACCCATTCTCTAGGACACGGCATCGGCCTTGAAACACACGAACAGCCGAGCGTCAGCCCTATTGCAACAGGTGAACTCAAACCAGGTATGGTTATCACCATCGAGCCGGGATTGTATTACCCAGATTGGGGTGGAATACGCTGGGAATACATGGTTCTCATCACAGAAGATGGCTACAAAATAATGTAA
- a CDS encoding protoporphyrinogen/coproporphyrinogen oxidase has product MKRKYAIIGAGPTGLGAARRLMELGEKDFIILEKNSYAGGLASSFTDEKGFTWDIGGHVVFSHYEYYDDLLAEILMDEYLEHLRESWVRSVKTWVPYPFQNNIRHLPNQIKWKCVRGLLPGVRSEDTPANFYEWINNTFGAGIAKYFMLPYNYKVWATYPEMMSFSWIGERVSVVDLKTVLKNIILEQDHLSWGPNNKFRFPLKGGTGSIYKKLAETISSNILYNTCVSSIDHKNKILTDAQGNTYEYEYLLSTAPVDILVKQWLNKPSEDLINAANMLKHNSVVVAGIGLSTSKEDTRCWMYFPDDDSPFYRVTNFHNYSPNNTPVSGVGRALMCEVSYSNHKKINHDQVLSEVEDGLVNTTMITEEDRKDIISRWSINVDYGYPIPCLQRDEALQILQPALESMSIFSRGRFGGWKYEVSNMDHSVMQGVEWAERMINGKPETTYRIS; this is encoded by the coding sequence GTGAAGCGAAAGTATGCTATAATCGGCGCGGGTCCAACGGGTCTCGGAGCTGCTAGACGGCTGATGGAACTAGGCGAAAAAGACTTCATTATTCTGGAAAAAAATTCCTATGCAGGTGGACTTGCGTCTAGTTTTACCGACGAGAAGGGGTTCACATGGGACATTGGCGGACATGTAGTCTTTTCCCATTACGAATATTATGACGATCTTCTTGCTGAAATTCTTATGGATGAATATCTGGAACACCTTCGTGAATCATGGGTGCGTTCCGTCAAAACGTGGGTTCCTTACCCTTTCCAAAATAATATAAGACACTTACCTAACCAGATTAAATGGAAATGTGTGCGAGGACTTCTTCCCGGAGTTCGCTCGGAAGACACTCCTGCAAACTTTTACGAGTGGATTAACAATACCTTCGGTGCGGGAATCGCAAAATATTTCATGCTGCCATATAACTATAAAGTATGGGCGACTTACCCTGAAATGATGTCATTTTCGTGGATTGGTGAGCGTGTAAGCGTTGTTGATCTTAAAACAGTGCTCAAAAACATTATTCTCGAGCAGGATCACCTGTCTTGGGGCCCTAACAATAAATTTAGATTCCCTCTTAAGGGCGGTACAGGTTCAATTTATAAGAAGTTGGCAGAGACAATCAGCAGCAATATTTTATACAATACTTGCGTTTCATCCATTGACCATAAGAATAAAATTCTCACTGATGCCCAAGGCAATACTTATGAATATGAATATTTGTTGTCCACTGCACCTGTAGATATTCTAGTTAAACAATGGCTGAACAAACCATCTGAAGACCTCATCAATGCAGCAAATATGCTAAAACATAACAGCGTAGTAGTTGCAGGAATAGGGCTATCGACCTCTAAAGAAGACACCCGTTGCTGGATGTACTTCCCTGATGATGACAGTCCATTTTACCGTGTGACAAACTTTCACAACTACTCACCGAATAATACACCTGTTTCAGGTGTTGGACGTGCGCTTATGTGCGAAGTTTCATATTCTAATCATAAAAAAATTAACCATGATCAGGTGCTTAGCGAAGTTGAAGATGGCCTCGTAAACACTACAATGATCACTGAAGAAGATAGAAAAGATATAATTTCCCGCTGGTCCATAAATGTGGATTACGGTTACCCTATCCCTTGCCTGCAACGCGATGAAGCGTTACAGATTCTGCAACCTGCTCTTGAATCCATGTCCATATTTTCCAGAGGCCGCTTCGGTGGCTGGAAATATGAAGTTTCAAACATGGACCATTCTGTAATGCAGGGCGTAGAATGGGCTGAAAGAATGATAAACGGTAAGCCCGAAACCACATACAGGATAAGTTAA
- a CDS encoding PstS family phosphate ABC transporter substrate-binding protein, whose translation MKSRIIALVSIMVMAFTGSAFAGSVQVKGSTTVLPLMQKSAETFMLANPSTSISISGGGSSNGAKALIDGTTDIAMMSRDMKPAEIQKATDNGRAPVQFIVALDCIVPVVNPNNPVSGLSKDQLFGIYTGKIKNWKEVGGDDSQIVVISRDTSSGTYDCWKSKVMKKDGKKHRVFPGALLQASNGAVAQAVSKNKKAIGYVGLAYLNKELKGIEVQGVAASVATAKDKSYPIARGLNIYTPGEPTGEAKALIDYMMSPAGQTLAADTGFIPVK comes from the coding sequence ATGAAATCTAGAATTATCGCCTTAGTTTCTATTATGGTTATGGCGTTTACAGGATCAGCATTTGCTGGATCAGTACAAGTCAAAGGTTCAACAACTGTTCTTCCGTTAATGCAGAAATCAGCTGAAACTTTCATGTTAGCTAATCCATCTACTTCGATCTCTATCTCTGGTGGCGGATCAAGTAACGGAGCAAAAGCTTTAATCGATGGCACTACCGATATCGCAATGATGTCACGTGACATGAAACCTGCTGAAATTCAGAAAGCGACAGACAATGGACGCGCTCCTGTCCAGTTTATTGTAGCTCTTGATTGCATCGTTCCTGTTGTTAATCCGAACAACCCCGTTTCAGGGCTCAGCAAAGATCAGCTCTTCGGAATTTATACCGGCAAAATTAAAAACTGGAAAGAAGTTGGCGGCGATGACTCTCAGATAGTTGTAATCTCTCGTGACACTTCATCTGGAACTTACGATTGCTGGAAGAGCAAAGTCATGAAGAAAGACGGCAAAAAGCACCGTGTATTTCCTGGGGCGCTTCTTCAGGCTTCAAACGGCGCTGTTGCACAGGCTGTTTCTAAAAATAAAAAAGCAATTGGTTATGTCGGTCTTGCATACTTGAATAAAGAGCTGAAAGGTATTGAAGTTCAGGGTGTTGCCGCATCAGTTGCTACTGCAAAAGATAAATCCTACCCAATCGCCCGCGGTCTTAATATCTACACTCCCGGCGAACCAACCGGTGAAGCAAAAGCTCTTATCGACTACATGATGAGCCCCGCAGGTCAGACTCTTGCTGCTGACACAGGGTTCATTCCAGTAAAATAG
- the pstC gene encoding phosphate ABC transporter permease subunit PstC, with the protein MIHSFFLVTAFTSILVLFLIMVFLFVEGLPVFNFVSVKDFIFGFEWYPTDEPAAFGIWALIVGSGAVTLLSSLIAIPLGVMTAIYLAEIAPTKIRDIVKPAVEMLAALPSVVIGFFGMVVVAPFLQDTFDIAVGLNLFNASVMLAFMAVPTITSISEDALYSVPPELKEASLALGATHWQSIYKVMIPASLSGISTGIILGMARSIGETMVVLMVAGGAGLLPGSIFDPVRPMPASIAAEMGEAPFHSEHYHALFAIGMVLFLFTMVFNLIADHVAHKYTQVGSATL; encoded by the coding sequence TTGATTCATTCATTTTTCCTCGTAACAGCATTTACATCCATATTGGTTCTGTTCTTAATTATGGTGTTCTTATTTGTTGAAGGATTACCAGTGTTTAATTTCGTATCAGTGAAAGACTTTATTTTCGGATTTGAATGGTATCCGACGGATGAACCTGCTGCTTTTGGAATTTGGGCTCTGATTGTCGGTTCTGGTGCTGTTACATTATTATCTTCCCTCATTGCCATTCCGCTGGGCGTGATGACTGCGATTTATCTTGCTGAAATTGCACCTACGAAAATTCGCGACATTGTGAAGCCCGCAGTTGAAATGCTGGCAGCTCTACCGTCTGTCGTTATCGGTTTTTTCGGAATGGTCGTAGTTGCTCCTTTTCTACAGGATACATTTGATATTGCGGTGGGCTTAAATCTCTTTAATGCCTCTGTAATGCTGGCATTTATGGCTGTTCCGACAATAACAAGTATTTCTGAGGATGCTCTTTATTCGGTTCCTCCTGAACTCAAAGAAGCTTCCCTCGCCCTCGGTGCAACGCATTGGCAGAGCATATATAAAGTTATGATACCGGCTTCATTGTCCGGGATATCAACGGGGATTATTCTTGGAATGGCCCGCTCCATTGGTGAGACTATGGTTGTGTTGATGGTCGCTGGGGGCGCTGGCCTTTTGCCTGGATCGATTTTTGATCCTGTAAGACCTATGCCTGCATCAATTGCCGCAGAAATGGGAGAAGCTCCATTTCATAGCGAGCATTATCACGCATTATTTGCCATTGGTATGGTCCTGTTTTTATTCACCATGGTTTTCAATCTGATAGCTGATCATGTCGCTCACAAGTATACACAAGTCGGCTCGGCAACTCTGTAG
- the pstA gene encoding phosphate ABC transporter permease PstA, protein MSNSADTIEQVDSMLTAEGNRSEQMPHGGSGNYAMRERIQKVVFLLFKGAVAINGLALLIICGFVLYYGLPAMSWEFLTENPRNSMTEGGILPCIVGTIVLSYGALMVALPWGIATAIYLNEYATSPKLVRILRLGINNLAGVPSVVFGLFGLSLFVTVMGMGVSILAGVCTLGALALPLVIGASEEALRSVPQTYREASLGLGATKWQTIYRVVLPAALPGMLTGAILTLSRAAGETAAIMFTAAVFFTPDMPASLFDDVMALPYHIYVLATAGTEIEKTRHIQYGTSLVLITLVLGMNMVAIYIRARMQKKMAR, encoded by the coding sequence ATGAGTAATTCTGCAGATACGATAGAACAGGTGGATTCGATGCTTACAGCTGAAGGTAACAGGAGTGAACAGATGCCTCATGGCGGGTCTGGTAACTACGCAATGCGCGAGAGAATTCAGAAGGTAGTATTTTTGCTATTTAAGGGCGCAGTCGCAATAAATGGATTGGCACTATTGATTATTTGCGGGTTCGTTCTTTATTACGGTCTACCGGCTATGAGCTGGGAGTTTCTCACTGAAAATCCAAGAAATTCAATGACTGAAGGCGGTATTCTGCCTTGTATCGTCGGGACTATAGTCCTTAGTTATGGCGCACTGATGGTTGCGCTCCCTTGGGGTATCGCAACGGCGATTTACCTTAATGAATATGCGACATCTCCAAAATTGGTAAGAATCCTCAGACTTGGCATTAACAACCTTGCCGGTGTTCCTTCAGTAGTATTCGGTCTTTTCGGACTGTCTCTTTTTGTTACTGTCATGGGTATGGGCGTGAGTATTCTGGCCGGTGTTTGCACTCTTGGTGCGCTGGCTCTACCTCTTGTTATCGGGGCATCTGAAGAAGCACTTCGCTCAGTCCCGCAGACATATCGTGAAGCCTCACTCGGCCTTGGCGCAACTAAGTGGCAGACTATTTACAGAGTAGTTCTTCCCGCAGCTCTTCCGGGTATGCTGACAGGGGCTATATTGACTCTTTCAAGAGCTGCTGGCGAAACGGCAGCAATTATGTTTACCGCCGCAGTTTTCTTTACACCGGACATGCCAGCATCCCTTTTTGATGATGTGATGGCTCTTCCATATCATATATATGTACTAGCGACTGCCGGGACAGAAATTGAGAAGACGAGGCATATTCAATATGGAACGTCTCTTGTGCTGATTACTTTGGTTCTGGGCATGAATATGGTTGCTATATACATTAGAGCCAGAATGCAGAAAAAAATGGCAAGATAA
- a CDS encoding methylated-DNA--[protein]-cysteine S-methyltransferase: MFHTEFIAAEDICIRLFWQDGMIRKIKLNWADSRESDPNLSSYALKIQSKLAKYVRGEKVEWPDLPLDFSQLTPFRQQVLKALSKEIKWGVATSYKDLSKLAGSPRAARAVGTTMANNPFPLIIPCHRVLAAGEKIGGFSGSGIPMKEYLLNLEKISFKNG, from the coding sequence ATGTTTCACACAGAGTTTATTGCAGCAGAAGATATCTGCATTCGGCTATTCTGGCAGGATGGCATGATCCGCAAAATTAAGCTTAACTGGGCAGACAGCCGCGAATCAGATCCGAACCTCAGCTCTTATGCGCTTAAGATTCAGAGCAAACTTGCAAAATATGTACGCGGTGAAAAAGTTGAATGGCCCGATCTTCCTCTCGATTTTTCTCAGCTTACTCCTTTTCGACAGCAAGTCCTAAAAGCCCTGTCAAAAGAGATAAAATGGGGAGTAGCCACCTCCTACAAAGATCTCAGCAAACTGGCGGGCTCACCACGCGCAGCCAGAGCAGTCGGAACCACAATGGCTAACAATCCATTTCCATTGATTATTCCGTGCCACAGAGTACTTGCGGCCGGAGAAAAGATCGGCGGGTTCAGCGGTTCAGGTATTCCAATGAAAGAGTATCTTCTAAATCTAGAAAAAATTTCATTTAAAAATGGATAG
- a CDS encoding TIGR01212 family radical SAM protein (This family includes YhcC from E. coli K-12, an uncharacterized radical SAM protein.): MYRFYGLAARLRQNFGKRVQKVPLDFGFSCPNRDGKISTEGCIFCNPLGSGSGMHSQSMPVDQQWDFWTKKFTRLYNAKLFLAYLQSYSNTYGTLEEVKCALDKIRNLPGLTGICIGTRPDCIDSEKLQLIKDLNLKETWLELGLQSSNDATLARINRGHDAKCFADAVKLADSFGIEVCVHIIAGLPGETKEDFLASVEFINALPVSGIKFHNLYVSHDTPLQKMYDAGEFIPFSMAEYLEMLEAAISILRPDIVIHRMNADPTPGELVAPDWIEHKRNVQNAIDMMFQNNDLWQGKAREDAPESPPEWFGPDHMPPGRERKI; encoded by the coding sequence ATGTATCGTTTTTACGGACTTGCCGCCAGGCTTAGACAAAATTTCGGCAAGCGGGTTCAGAAAGTACCTCTTGATTTTGGTTTCTCATGTCCCAACCGAGATGGTAAAATATCCACCGAAGGATGCATATTCTGCAATCCTCTTGGATCAGGGTCCGGTATGCATTCGCAATCCATGCCGGTCGATCAGCAATGGGATTTCTGGACTAAAAAATTTACAAGACTATACAACGCAAAACTGTTTCTAGCCTATTTGCAGTCTTACTCCAACACTTATGGAACCTTAGAAGAAGTTAAGTGTGCGCTTGACAAAATCCGTAATCTTCCGGGATTAACAGGGATATGCATCGGCACTCGCCCAGATTGCATTGATAGCGAAAAACTACAGCTTATTAAAGATTTGAACCTTAAAGAAACGTGGCTTGAACTTGGTTTGCAAAGCTCCAATGATGCAACCCTCGCCCGTATCAATAGAGGGCATGACGCTAAATGCTTTGCAGATGCAGTAAAACTAGCTGACTCTTTCGGAATAGAAGTTTGCGTCCACATAATAGCTGGTCTGCCCGGTGAAACGAAGGAAGACTTCCTTGCTTCAGTTGAATTCATTAATGCGCTGCCCGTCTCAGGCATTAAGTTTCACAATCTTTATGTCAGCCACGACACACCACTTCAGAAAATGTATGATGCGGGTGAATTCATACCTTTTTCTATGGCTGAATATCTCGAAATGCTCGAAGCGGCCATATCCATCCTACGGCCCGATATTGTGATTCATCGAATGAATGCAGACCCGACTCCGGGTGAACTGGTTGCACCGGACTGGATTGAACATAAAAGAAACGTTCAGAACGCAATTGATATGATGTTCCAAAACAATGATCTATGGCAAGGTAAAGCCAGAGAAGACGCGCCTGAGAGTCCTCCAGAATGGTTTGGTCCGGATCACATGCCGCCCGGAAGAGAAAGGAAAATATAA